A region of the Myxococcus stipitatus DSM 14675 genome:
GCGCAAGGGCGCGTCCATGCTCGTGCTGAGCACCGGCCACGTCGACGACGCCGTCCGTCTGCCGGAGCCCGGCACCGACTTCGGCACCGTGGGCACGGAGGGGGACGTCAGCACCGTCCGCATCACCTTCAACGTCCCTCGGGGCATGACGCGGCTGTCCTTCGACTACCGCTTCCTGAGCGCCGAGTCGCCCGACTTCATCGGCAGCCAGTACAACGACCAGTTCACCGCGCACGTGACGGACATCCAGGGGACCCGCCTGGCGGAGCAGACATCCGTCAACAGCGCGCACTTCTTCGATGCGTCCTCGACCCGCGCGGGCAAGACGAAGTTCGACTCCCTGCTCGCGGATGACCCGTCCGGCATCGACAACTTCCCCGCGAACTACCCCGAAGGCATCCAGTTGTTCCCCGACGCCGGCATCACCGACTTCAAGAGCGTCAACGTCCCCATCTCCGTCCCCGCCCAGGGAGGGCAGGTCACCCTCGTGTTCGAGATTCGCGACCTGGGGGACGGCATCCTGGACTCCACGGTGGTCATCGACAACGTGGCCTTCGCGAGCCTGGAGATGATCGACCCGAACCCCATCCTCATCGACACGTTCCTGAACCAGGTGGAGACCGACACGCTCCGGCTGTCGACGCTCGGCACCCCCGCGCGCTCCGTGGCCGCCGACGGTGTGAGCGCGGTGCTCCTGCGCGCCCGCGTGTCGAACCTCGGGAACATGACCTTCTCGCTCGGGCCCACGCACAATCCGGCCAATGGTGGACTGGTCCCCATTGGCAGCGTGGCCGCGCCCACCAACACCATCATCACCCGCGTCGAAGAGGTCGCCACGGGGCAGTTCTTCGCATTCGCGCTCTACATCCCTCCCGAGGACTTCAAGCGTCCCGACACCGGGGCTGACGACATGGCCCGGCAACGCGACGTCGTCCTCGACACGTCCTACACGCCCACGGGCGGCACGGCCTTCCCGGACACGCACAAGATCACCGTGGTGCGTCCCCCCGTGGTGACAGTCCATGACATCTGGTCCGGCTGTGACTTCTGGGGCAACGCGGGCATCTCCGGCAGCAGCCTCCACAACGTGACGTGTGCCGACTACAAGAGCACGAACTCGGAGAGCATCGACTCACCGGCCAACAGCACGGTGGTAGGCCGGGCCATCCGCACGGCGCTGGTGAAGATGCGCGGCGAGGGTACGGCGGTGACCCAGGTGGATGTGATTGGTCACGGCATGGGCGGAATCCTGGCCCGCAAGTTCGCCAGCCGGAGCAGCTACAAGAACGCGAACAACTATGGAAAGGGCGACCTCAACCGGCTCATCCTCTCCAATACGCCCCACGCGGGCACGCTCCTGGCGAATGCCCTCACGGAGGTCCGCGCGAACATGAAACTCAAGTACGCGCCGGAGTGGGCCACCTTCAACACGGAGCTGCTCAGGGCCTTCGGCTTCTCGCTCGAGCCGGCCGACGGCGTCAGCCCGATGGCCATCGACGACCTGACCATCAACAACCCCGCGCTGGTTGCCATTGGCGAAACCCACGTCCCCACCCACGTCCTCGTCTCCACGAACGGGCAGAACATCGAGCGCAAGTTCGGGCATCCGGCGCTGCTGGACGCCGTCAAGATGATCTACACGAACATGGAGGAGTACCACCCGCTCACGGAGGAGTTGATTGCCCCGGGGACCCACAACCTCATCATGAAGGCCAACATCGTGCGGCCCCCGACGCAGAACATCCAGCCCAGCAGGGTGTTCTGCGACCAGGACTTCGACATGTTCGCCACCACGAAGGACCAGCAAGGCAGTGCCTCCACGTTGGCGACCACGGCGTTCTCGATGACAAACACCCTCGCGACGTTGAATCACTTCCGGACGCCGACCAACCCGGCCTACTTCCAGCGCACCGTGGAGCTGCTCAATACCCCCATCGCGAGCACCGCATTCGACGGCATGCTCCAGACGCCCGTCGCGCCCCCGCCCCCGACCTGCACCGGCGTGTTCGCTCCGGACGCGCCCGCTTCCGAGCAGCCACGGGAGGCCCTGGCCGAGGACACGACGCAGGCCTGGGAGGAGTCGCTGCTCGCCGGGGGAATCCGAATCGTCTCCCCCGCCCCGGGCACTCCAGTGAGCCCTGGCGCCACGGTGACGGTGGTGACGGAGGGCACCGATGGCTTCGTTCCCGTCCTCGCGTACGTTTCTGGCGCGGGCGTGCTGGCGACGATGGATGAGCCGCCCTTCACCACGTCCTTCCGGATTCCCGCCGAGGCCGTCGGCACGGTGCAGCTGGTGGCGACGGGCATCAACGCCCAGAAGCGCATGCGGGCATCCGTGCCCGTCTTCCTGCCGGTGGTCTCCGCCGCGAGGCTCAGCGTCATCTCCGTCATCAACGGCGATGGCATCCTCCATGGGCTGGGCTCCACGCTGAACCTGACGGTCAACGGCCACTACGACGACGGCGTCATCCGCAACATCACCTCGCAGGCAGTGGGGACCATCTACTCGTCCTCCAACGACGGAATCGTCACGGTGACGCCCGCGGGAGTGGTGACGGCCACGGGGACGGGCATCGCCACCATCGTCATCCGCAACGGGACGGTGACCACGAGCATCTCCGTCACGGTGCTGGAGAAGCCCGTGGCCAACTGCATCCAGGTCCGGCTCAACGACCACAACCTCTTCGTCCTGGAGGACTATCGGGAGGGTATCGACGTGGGAGGAAAGGTCGCCGCGGGTGGCACCCTGCAGCTCAAGGACTTCCGGGTGGGCTGGCAGTTGCCGGCGAGCGACCGCGACGGCGTCCTGGTGGCCGGACAGACCCTGGACCTGAACAACGGCGCCGTCTGGGGTGAGGCCCGGTATGGAGGGCAGTACCGTCCCACGGGGAACGTCACCTTCCCCAGGGGCTCGGTGCGACAGGGCGTCCCCGTCAACTTCGCCAGCATGGGCACCTCGTTGCGCAGGCTCTCCACGGACCTGGCGGCCCTTCCCCTCCAAGGGACCACCACCATCGAGTCGTGGGGCGGAATCACCCTGCGAGGGACCGACCCCAAGGTCAATGTCTTCCGAGTGGAGGCCGCCGCCATCCAGAACGCCACGCTGCTGACCATCGCCGCTCCCGCCAACTCGACGGTGGTCATCAACGTGCGTGGCACGTCGGCGCGCTTCGCCAACTTCGGCCATGTCTTCGAAGGTGGCATCGACGAGAACGGTGTCCTCTTCAACCTTCCCGACGCCACCACCCTCACCGCGCTTGACTATGGCTTCTACGGCACCGTCCTTGCGCCCAACGCACACGTCAGCTTCAATAACGGGAGCTGGGTCGGCGGCATGTATGCTCGCTCACTGACTGGCAATGCGGTTGGCCATCTCAGTCGTCTGCGAGATACTGACATCTGTCGGTGAAGGCAGCGGTCCTCACAAAGGACAGATGCGAACCGTGGGGGGTCAAGTGCCCAAGAGTCCAAGGAGTCGTGGGTCCATCGCAGTGCTGGCCTTGACCCTCTTCGCCGGGTGCACATCGGAATCACCTTCAAGCAGCCCCGCCGACTTGCAAGCACAGGTCGGCGGGGTGGAGGCCCCGTCGCACTCCGTCACAGTGCTCTCTCGGGACACCTCCCGAGGTGTTCCCACCCTGGTCCGGGCGCACCGCCTGGGCCCGGCGAAGTCCCTGCAAGCCCATTCCACACCCGAAGCCGCGGCAAACGCATACCTCCGGCAACAAGCAGGGGTGTATGGTTTGTCCTCCACGGACTTGGAGACAGTGTATGTCCATCACGTCCATGACCTGGGGCATGGTGGCGTCATCGTGCGCTTCCGTCAGCGGGTGTCGGGCCTGGAAGTGGTGCACAGCGAATTGAAGATGCTCCTGAGCCGGAACCTGGAGCTGGTGGCGCTCTCCGGCAACCTTCAGGGGGGCGGCGCGCTGGAGCCCCCAGCGGCGCTCGGCACGACCCGGAGGGCGTTCGCCTATCCCCCCTCCGAGGCGGTGCTGAAGGCCCTGGGCGACGTCCATGGCCTGACCCTGGTGGGGACCGTCCAGGCCGCGGTGGGTTTCGACAGCCAGGAGGGGGCGCGCTTCGAGCTGGCCCCTGGGAGTGCCCTCCAGCGCTCCGGTATCTCCCTGGTGACACCTGCCCGAGTCACGGAGAACTACTTCCCCACGGCCCAGGGGCTGGTCCCCGCGTACACCGTGGACCTGCTCTCATCGAAGGCGGGTGAGGTGTGGCCCCGTGGCCATGTCTATGTCTTGCATGCGAGCACCGGACAGGTGCTTCTGCGCGAGGACCGGACAGCGAATGATGCCTATACCTATCGGGTGTGGGCCAACGCGGTGGACCGGACGCCCTCGGACAATCCCTTCATCGATTTCTCGCCGTATCCCGGGGCGGCTCCCGGTCAAAGCCCGGCGGGATTCCTGTCCCCCACCGCCATCACATGGGAGGGCCGGGTCCACCCCAGCAACGGCAGGGTCAGCCCGTGGCTGGACTCAGGCGCGACCGTCACGTCCGGCAACAATGTCCGGGCCTACGCGGACCACTTCAACCCGGACGGCTATACCGAGGGCCAGGACGTCCGCGCGCAGGTGACGCCGACGACCCGGGACTTCCCGCATGTCCATGACCCCCTCTTGGAGCCCTTGAGCAGCCCGGCGCAGATCTCCGCCTCCGTGGTGCAACTGTTCTACACGACCAATTGGCTTCACGATTACTACTACGACTCTGGCTTCAATGAGCCCGCGGGCAACGCCCAGCAGGTGAACTTCGAAGCGGGCGGACTGGGGGAAGACCCCGTGCTCGCCGAGGCGCAGAACCAGGGGCCCGACCCTCAGGCTCGCAACTCGGCCGTCGCCTACGTCCCGCGCGACGGCCTGTCGCCCCGCTTGGAGTTCTCGCTCTGGAGTGCGACGGAGGCCCGCACGTTCTCTGTCTCTGGCCGGGCATATGACACGGGCCCGGCGCAGTTCGGCGCCCAGAAGTTCACGGTGCCCTTGCGTCAGTTGGTCCTGGGCCTCGACGGCACGGGCACGACGACCGACGCCTGCGAGCCGCTCCAGAACACCGTCACCAACGCCATCGTCCTGGCGGACCGCGGCACCTGCAACATGAAGCTCAAGGCGGTGAACGCCCAGAGCGCCAACGCCGCGGCGCTCATCATCATCAACAACACCCCCGGGGACCCCGCGCCGACCATGCCCGACGTGGACCCGGGCCTCACGACCACGCTGCCCGTCCTCTCCGTCTCCTTCGAGGATGGCCAGGCCCTCAAGGACCTGCTCACCCAGGGGTCGCTGTCAGGCACCCTGTCGCGGTCGGCCACTCCCGAACGGGACGCCTCGCTCGACAACACCGTCGTGGCCCATGAGTGGGGGCACATCCTCTTCCGGCGGCTGGTCGGGTGCACGTCGCCGCAGTGCCGCGCCATGAGCGAGGGCTGGAGCGACTTCGTGGCATTGCACATGATGGTCCGGGCGGGAGATGCCGCCAACGGGATGTATGCCATCGGCGCCTTCGCGGGTGACGCCCTGGGCGACAGCTCCTACTACGGCGTCCGCAGGTCTCCGTACTCGCGCGACCTCACGCGCAACGGCTTCCAGTTCCACCACATCGCGGATGGCCAGCCGCTCCCCGACCAGACCTTCCTGCGAGACTTCGGGTTGGAGAACTCGGAGATTCACAACGCCGGAGAGATCTGGGCCTCCATGCTCTTCGAGGCCTATCAATCCCTGCTCGACGACACGCGAGGAGGCACGCCGCGCATCGGGACGTTCGAGGAAGCCAGGCGCCGCATGGCGACCTACGTCGTGGAGAGCATGCTGATGGCCCCCAGCAACGTCACCTTCACCGAGCAACGGGACTTGCTCCTGATGGTGGCCAACGAGAGGGACCCGGCGGACATGCACGCACTGGCCCAGGGCTTCGCCCGACGGGGCGCGGGGACCTGCGCCGTGTCGCCGCCCCCTGAGTCCAAGACTTTCACCGAAGTCGTCCAGGACCTGCAGGCGCGCCCCGACGTCCGGCTCGAGTCGATTCAGGTGGAGGAGCAGGGGCGCTCGTGTGACGCGGATGGGGTGCTGGACGCCTCGGAGACAGGTGTCGTCCGGATTCAGCTCCACAACCGAGGGCCGCTCGCGTCGACCGATACGCGGGTGAGCATCTCCAGCAACAACCCACGGGTGCTCTTCCCCTCGGGAAGCACCGTCACCGTGGGAAGGGTGCCGCCTTTCGAGCCGCTCACCGTGGAGATTCCCGTGGCCCTCGCGGGGAGCCAGGAGGTCTCCGCGGAGGTGAACTACAGCGTCGTGTTGGAAAGCACTGGCGCGTGTCAGCCGCGCGCGGAGCACTCGAAGTCCTTCTTGCTCAACTACGACCTGACGCCGTCGAGGACCGACAGGGCCGACCCGGTGCGGACCACCTGGCGTCCTCACGTGCTCCAGGGCCTGGAGGCCCACAACTGGCACGTCGTCGCGTCACCGCGCATCCCCGGAGAGAAGGTCTGGTACGCGGAGGAGCCAGTCCCCTTCGCGGACGTCGTGCTGGAGACGCCCTCCCTGACCATTCCCTCGGGCACTCCGTTCGTCCTGCGCTTCGACCACCGCTTCGAGTTCGACTTCCGCCAGGAGCCCTCGACGGGCGAGCGGACCTACTGGAGCGGCGGCGTCATCGAGTTCACCCGCGACGGAGGAAACACCTGGACCGACGTGTCGACCCTGGTCGACCCCGGGTACGCAGAGAAGGTGCTCGACATCCGCACGAGCAACCCCCTGCGAGGCAGGCTCGCCTATGCATCGCGCAATCCACACTGGCCCGACAGCGACTCCGTCGCCCTGGACTTCGGCACGCACCTGAGCGGAAGCACCGTGAAGCTCCGCTTCCGACTGGGGTCCGACGTGGTCTTCTTCGCCCACGGGTGGGAGCTCGACAACATCACCGTGGAGGGCACGACCGCCGCGCCCTTCCTGGCGCGCATCGAGGATGCCAGCCCGTGCCATCCCATTGCCCGAGCGGGCGAGGACCAGAGCGTCCTCGAGGGTGAGACGGTGCGACTGGATGGCACGCAGAGTTCGGACCCGGGCGCGGCGCCGCTCACCTATCGCTGGAAGCAAGTGCCGGCCACCACCGTGAATCTGAGTGGCGCGGACACCGCCACCCCCCGCTTCGTCGCGCCCGACGTGAGCGAGGACACGGAGCTGGAGTTCGAGCTGACCGTCCAAGTCGCGGGCCTCTCCGCGACGGACCGGGTGAAGGTCACCACCCGGTCCAGGACCCCACAGCCCGACGCGGGGACACCCGATGCCGGCCAGGACGCGGGGACTCCGGATGCGGGCCAGGACGCGGGGACTCCGGATGCAGGCCAGGACGCGGGCGTTCCGGATGCGGGACCCATGCCCGACGCGGGCCCCACGCCCGACGCGGGACCCGGAGGCGGTCCCGAGGAGCCGGGCGGGTGCTCCTGCATCGCGACGAGAGGCGACGCGAACCTCTCGTGGCTCCTGGGACTCGTGGGGTGGGCGCTGATTCGAGGCCGCCGTCGGCGCCGAAGCTGACCGCCGGGCAGGCAGGCGGGGAGAAAATCCCCGGCCTTGGGTTGGGCAGGGGCGCGGGTGTCCACTACACTCGCGCCCCGCACCATGCGAATCGCCCCCCTCTGCTTGCTGGCCGCCCTGCTGGCCGGCGCCTCCTCCGAGGCCGCCGTCCGGTACGAAATCAAGAACCGCCGCATCGAGCCGCGCCAGACACTGGCGGGCGCCCTGCATGAGGCCCAGCTCCCGGACACCCAGGTCACCGCCGTCATCGCGGCCCTGGAGGGCGTGTTCGACTTCCGCAAGTCCCGCGTGGGCGACCAGTTCCGCCTCGTCCTGCGCAACGGCGAGCTGGACTTCTTCGACTACCGCCAGAGCATGGTCGACGAGTGGCAGGTGCGCCGCGACGGCGAGAAGTACGTCGGCAGCAAGCGCGCCATCGAAGTCGAGAAGCAGGTGGCCGTCGTCGCGCTGGAAATCCAGACGTCCCTCTACGAGGCCGCCGTCGACGCGGGCGAGGACCCCGCCATCGGCATGGTGCTGGCGGACGTCTTCGCGTGGGACATCGACTTCTACCGGGACGTGCGCAAGGGCGACACCGCGCGCGCCCTCGTCGAGAAGTTCGTCTCCAAGGGCCGCGTGCTGCGCTACGGCGAGGTGCTCGCCGCCCAGTACACGGGCGGACTCGTGGGCCCCAAGAAGGTCTTCCGCTACGTGCTGCCGGACGGCCAGCCCAACTACTTCCAGGAGGACGGCGCCAGCGCGAAGAAGACCTTCCTCAAGAGCCCGCTGAAGTACGCCCACGTCACCAGCAAGTTCGGCTCGCGCTTCCACCCCGTCCTCCAGTACCTGAAGAACCACAACGGCGTGGACTACGGGACGCCCATCGGCACGCCCGTGTGGGCCGTGGCGGACGGCACGGTGACGCAGGCGGCGTACTCCGGCGCCGCGGGCAACATGGTCGTCCTGCGCCACGCCAACGGCTACGAGACGCAGTACATGCACCTGTCCAAGTTCGGCGAGGGCATCCGCGTGGGCTCGCGCGTCAGCCAGAAGCAGGTCATCGCCTACTCCGGCAACACCGGCCGCTCCACCGGCCCCCACCTGCACTTCGGCATGAAGCGCGGCGGCGGCTACACCAACCCGCTCAACCAGAAGTTCCCCCGCGCGGACCCGCTGCCCAAGACGCTGCTGCCCGACTTCCTGGCCAAGGCCCAGGAGCTCGCCGGCCAACTGGAGGCCGTCTCCGTGGCCGCCGTCGCGGGCCAGGCTCCCGCGGCGCCCTGAGGCGCTCCCGCGGCCCCCCCGGCGGACTACTCCCAGACGATGTCGTAGTCCGCCGCGAAGTAGCCGTGAGGGGTTCCCACGACGGTGCCCTTGCACTGGATGGCCTTGAGGGCCTCCTGCAGCACGCCCTCGTGGAACTGCACCGGCTGCATGTCCCCCTGGAAGGACAGCCGCACGTGGCGCTCCGTCACGACGGTGTACTCCCGGCGCCCGTAGCTCACGAGCGTGGAGTACGCGGTGGGCGCGTTGGACAGCAGCCGCTTGGGGTCGCCCTTTCCAATCAGCCGCGTCAGCGTCTGGCCCACCGTGGAGGAGAAGAAGCCGGTGACGGCGGCGGCGCCACACGCGCGGACCGCCTCCTCCTGGGTGCCGAAGCGCCCGGTCCTCGCCAGGGCCTCCGACGTGGAATACAGCAACCGGATGGCGTCCACCGCGGGGTAGGAGAAGAAGTCCACCGGTGAGCGCTTGAAGATGGGCTCACGCAGCCGCGAGGCCATGTCCGGCCCCAACTGCCGCTCCGCCAGCAGCAACACCGCGTTGAAGATGAGGCCGCGGACCGTGTCCTCCGGCCGCACCAGCGCGAGCCGCTGGTCCAGGTCATTCTTCTCAAAGGCCATGAGCGTTGATTTCTACATGAAACGAGGCGCTCCGGGGCGCCCGTTCCGTGCGGGCGCTGTGGGAAAACGAGCGGACAGGGCCGCGTCGTGCAACGTTCCTGGACGTCTCAGGTCCTTCCCAGGGAGCATCCCTCCCCCTCGCCGGAGGCGTGCTTTCGCGGTTCGGAGCCCCCCAGGCTGCGCTACCCTGACACCCCGCATCAGCTTTCCCACTCGACGTCCCACCTCGGATGGAGACCTCCCGCCACATGGCCTCTCCCGCTCCCTCTTCCCAGCAGCCGCGGTCCACCACGTCCAGCTCGAGCGACGACGGCGGTCGCACCGGCAGCGACGCGTCCTCCATGCGCCGCTCCTTCCTGGACCACGTGCGCTACTCGCGCGGGAAGAACTACGAGACGTCCACCGCGCATGACCGCTTCATGGCCCTGTCCCTGGCTGTCCGGGACAGGCTGGCCGACCGCTGGGTGCGCACCGCGCGCACCTACTACGAGAAGGACGTCAAGCGCGCCTACTACCTGTCGGCGGAGTACCTGCTGGGTCGGGCGCTCGGGAACAACCTGCTGAATCTGGGCATGCACGAGTCCGCCGCCGAGGCCATGCGGGAGGTGGGCGTGGACCTCACCAACCTCCTGGAGATGGAGCCGGACGCGGGCCTGGGCAACGGCGGCCTGGGCCGGCTGGCGGCGTGCTTCCTGGACTCGCTGGCGACACTCGGCTACCCCGGCATGGGGTACGGCATCCGCTACGAGTTCGGCATCTTCACGCAGGACATCGTGGACGGCTACCAGGTGGAGCGCGCCGACGAGTGGCTCAAGTTCGGCAACCCCTGGGAGATCGTCCGGCCGGAGAAGGCCGTGCCCGTGCGCTTCTTCGGGCGCGTGGAGCACCACCAGGGCCCGGACGGCAAGCCCATCGCGAGGTGGGTGGGCGGCAAGACGGTGGTGGGCGTGCCCTACGACACGCCCATCGCCGGCTACCACAACGACACCGTCAACACGCTGCGACTGTGGCAGGCGCGCGCGTCCGAGGAGTTCGACCTGCTGCTCTTCAACGCGGGCGACTACGAGCGCTCCGTGGTGGAGAAGAACGACTCGGAGGTCATCTCCAAGGTCCTCTACCCCAACGACGCGTTCCAGGCCGGCAAGGAGCTGCGGCTCAAGCAGCAGTACTTCTTCGTCGCCTGCTCCATCGCGGACATCGTCCGGCGCTACCTGAAGAACCACACGGACTTCAGGGAGTTCCCCAAGAAGGCCGCCATCCAGCTCAATGACACACACCCCGCCATCGGCGTGGCGGAGCTGATGCGGGTGCTGGTGGACGAGAAGCGGATTGCCTGGGACGAGGCGTGGTCGATTACGCAGGCGGTGTTCGGCTACACCAACCACACGCTCCTGGCGGAGGCGATGGAGAAGTGGCCGGCGACGCTGTTCGAGCGGCTCTTGCCCCGGCACCTGGAGCTCATCTACGAAATCAACCAGCGCTTCCTGCGGCAGGTGCAGATCCGCTACCCCTATGACCAGGAGAAGATGCGGCGGATGAGCCTGGTGGAGGAAGGCCAGGAGAAGAAGATTCGCATGGCCCACCTGGCCGTCGTGGGCAGCCACAGCATCAACGGCGTGGCCGCGCTGCACACGGACCTCTTGCGCCGCGACGTGCTGCCGGACTTCGCGTCCATGTTCCCGGAGCGCTTCAACAACAAGACGAACGGCGTGACGCCGCGCCGGTGGCTGGCGTGGTGCAACCCGCGCCTGTCCAAGCTGATTACGTCGCGCATCGGCGCGGGCTGGGCCACGGACCTGGACAAGCTGCGCGGGCTGGAGGCGCACGCGGAGGACCCGGCCTTCCGCAAGGCGTTCCGCGAGGTGAAGCGCGCGAACAAGGAGGACCTGTCGCGCCACATCAAGGACTTGCGCCCGGTGACGCTCAACCCGGACGCCATCTTCGACGTGCAGATCAAGCGCCTGCACGAGTACAAGCGCCAGCTCCTGGACGCCATCCACATCGTCACGCTGTGGATGCGCGCGCGCCGGGACCCGAGCACCATCATCCACCCGCGCGCGTTCATCTTCGGCGCCAAGGCCGCGCCGGGCTACCACCTGGCGAAGCTGACCATCCGGCTCATCAACGGCATCGCGGAGGTGGTCAACAGCGACGCGGGGACCACGGGCCTCCAGGTGGTGTTCGCCCCCAACTACCGGGTGAGCCTGGCCGAGCGCATCATCCCCGCCGCCGACGTGTCCGAGCAGATTTCGACGGCCGGCATGGAGGCGTCCGGCACGGGCAACATGAAGCTGATGCTCAACGGCGCGCTGACGTTGGGCACGCTGGACGGCGCCAACGTGGAGATTCGCGAGGCGGTGGGGGACGAGAACTTCTTCCTCTTCGGACTCACCGCGGACGAGGTCATCGCCCGCAAGCGCGCCGGCTACCGGCCGAGGGACGAGTACAACCAGCACCTGGAGCTGCGCGAGGCGCTGGACCTCATCGCCTCCGGCTTCTTCTCCCCGGAGGACCGCGCCCTCTACAAGCCGCTGGTGGAGAGCCTGCTGGAGGAGGACCGCTACCTGGTGCTGGCCGACTTCGCGTCGTACGCCGCCAAGCAGGAGGAGGTCGTCCGCGCCTACCAGGACACCGAGGCGTGGACGCGCAAGTGCATCATCAACGTGGCGCGCGCCGGCATCTTCTCCTCGGACCGCACCATCAAGCAGTACGCCGAGGAGATCTGGCGCATCCAGCAGACGCCCGTGGAGCCGTAGCAGGTAAGGGCTTCCCGAAACACGCCCCAGGACGTGCCCGCCCGGCGCGTCCTGGGGTTCGCCCCGCCCGCACAGCGCAACGCAGCGGGCCAGCGCGGCGCGCAATCACAGACAACGCAGTGCACCATTGAACACCGCCCTCGTCTGGCGGGGTACTGACGCGCCGCGATGTATTGACTGAGGAATCAACTCTGGGGCCTCATATGCTCAGTATTCGGGACTCTCAGGGTCGCGGGGTTGAGCAGCGCCGTACGGTGGGGCCTCGTCGAGTCGAGGGGCCGACTTCCGAATACCTCATGCACCGGCCGAAGCAGGCCGTTCTCCCAGCAAGAGGGGCTCCTCATGAAGCAGCAGCCGACGCTGTTCCTCGCAGTCATGGCCGTGGGTTTCCTGGGTGTCGCCGCGCCGGCCCAGGCGGCGGAGAAGA
Encoded here:
- a CDS encoding choice-of-anchor A family protein, whose translation is MQTRKVSLLPLVIALALACGDVSPHEPQPPPPKNEVFRDMSAERARFKNLRLEPTVSGALLATPADAAAALDLTSFVSGQVTSPVPQAAVVVPRFGDISPRKGASMLVLSTGHVDDAVRLPEPGTDFGTVGTEGDVSTVRITFNVPRGMTRLSFDYRFLSAESPDFIGSQYNDQFTAHVTDIQGTRLAEQTSVNSAHFFDASSTRAGKTKFDSLLADDPSGIDNFPANYPEGIQLFPDAGITDFKSVNVPISVPAQGGQVTLVFEIRDLGDGILDSTVVIDNVAFASLEMIDPNPILIDTFLNQVETDTLRLSTLGTPARSVAADGVSAVLLRARVSNLGNMTFSLGPTHNPANGGLVPIGSVAAPTNTIITRVEEVATGQFFAFALYIPPEDFKRPDTGADDMARQRDVVLDTSYTPTGGTAFPDTHKITVVRPPVVTVHDIWSGCDFWGNAGISGSSLHNVTCADYKSTNSESIDSPANSTVVGRAIRTALVKMRGEGTAVTQVDVIGHGMGGILARKFASRSSYKNANNYGKGDLNRLILSNTPHAGTLLANALTEVRANMKLKYAPEWATFNTELLRAFGFSLEPADGVSPMAIDDLTINNPALVAIGETHVPTHVLVSTNGQNIERKFGHPALLDAVKMIYTNMEEYHPLTEELIAPGTHNLIMKANIVRPPTQNIQPSRVFCDQDFDMFATTKDQQGSASTLATTAFSMTNTLATLNHFRTPTNPAYFQRTVELLNTPIASTAFDGMLQTPVAPPPPTCTGVFAPDAPASEQPREALAEDTTQAWEESLLAGGIRIVSPAPGTPVSPGATVTVVTEGTDGFVPVLAYVSGAGVLATMDEPPFTTSFRIPAEAVGTVQLVATGINAQKRMRASVPVFLPVVSAARLSVISVINGDGILHGLGSTLNLTVNGHYDDGVIRNITSQAVGTIYSSSNDGIVTVTPAGVVTATGTGIATIVIRNGTVTTSISVTVLEKPVANCIQVRLNDHNLFVLEDYREGIDVGGKVAAGGTLQLKDFRVGWQLPASDRDGVLVAGQTLDLNNGAVWGEARYGGQYRPTGNVTFPRGSVRQGVPVNFASMGTSLRRLSTDLAALPLQGTTTIESWGGITLRGTDPKVNVFRVEAAAIQNATLLTIAAPANSTVVINVRGTSARFANFGHVFEGGIDENGVLFNLPDATTLTALDYGFYGTVLAPNAHVSFNNGSWVGGMYARSLTGNAVGHLSRLRDTDICR
- a CDS encoding M36 family metallopeptidase, which codes for MSSTDLETVYVHHVHDLGHGGVIVRFRQRVSGLEVVHSELKMLLSRNLELVALSGNLQGGGALEPPAALGTTRRAFAYPPSEAVLKALGDVHGLTLVGTVQAAVGFDSQEGARFELAPGSALQRSGISLVTPARVTENYFPTAQGLVPAYTVDLLSSKAGEVWPRGHVYVLHASTGQVLLREDRTANDAYTYRVWANAVDRTPSDNPFIDFSPYPGAAPGQSPAGFLSPTAITWEGRVHPSNGRVSPWLDSGATVTSGNNVRAYADHFNPDGYTEGQDVRAQVTPTTRDFPHVHDPLLEPLSSPAQISASVVQLFYTTNWLHDYYYDSGFNEPAGNAQQVNFEAGGLGEDPVLAEAQNQGPDPQARNSAVAYVPRDGLSPRLEFSLWSATEARTFSVSGRAYDTGPAQFGAQKFTVPLRQLVLGLDGTGTTTDACEPLQNTVTNAIVLADRGTCNMKLKAVNAQSANAAALIIINNTPGDPAPTMPDVDPGLTTTLPVLSVSFEDGQALKDLLTQGSLSGTLSRSATPERDASLDNTVVAHEWGHILFRRLVGCTSPQCRAMSEGWSDFVALHMMVRAGDAANGMYAIGAFAGDALGDSSYYGVRRSPYSRDLTRNGFQFHHIADGQPLPDQTFLRDFGLENSEIHNAGEIWASMLFEAYQSLLDDTRGGTPRIGTFEEARRRMATYVVESMLMAPSNVTFTEQRDLLLMVANERDPADMHALAQGFARRGAGTCAVSPPPESKTFTEVVQDLQARPDVRLESIQVEEQGRSCDADGVLDASETGVVRIQLHNRGPLASTDTRVSISSNNPRVLFPSGSTVTVGRVPPFEPLTVEIPVALAGSQEVSAEVNYSVVLESTGACQPRAEHSKSFLLNYDLTPSRTDRADPVRTTWRPHVLQGLEAHNWHVVASPRIPGEKVWYAEEPVPFADVVLETPSLTIPSGTPFVLRFDHRFEFDFRQEPSTGERTYWSGGVIEFTRDGGNTWTDVSTLVDPGYAEKVLDIRTSNPLRGRLAYASRNPHWPDSDSVALDFGTHLSGSTVKLRFRLGSDVVFFAHGWELDNITVEGTTAAPFLARIEDASPCHPIARAGEDQSVLEGETVRLDGTQSSDPGAAPLTYRWKQVPATTVNLSGADTATPRFVAPDVSEDTELEFELTVQVAGLSATDRVKVTTRSRTPQPDAGTPDAGQDAGTPDAGQDAGTPDAGQDAGVPDAGPMPDAGPTPDAGPGGGPEEPGGCSCIATRGDANLSWLLGLVGWALIRGRRRRRS
- a CDS encoding M23 family metallopeptidase encodes the protein MRIAPLCLLAALLAGASSEAAVRYEIKNRRIEPRQTLAGALHEAQLPDTQVTAVIAALEGVFDFRKSRVGDQFRLVLRNGELDFFDYRQSMVDEWQVRRDGEKYVGSKRAIEVEKQVAVVALEIQTSLYEAAVDAGEDPAIGMVLADVFAWDIDFYRDVRKGDTARALVEKFVSKGRVLRYGEVLAAQYTGGLVGPKKVFRYVLPDGQPNYFQEDGASAKKTFLKSPLKYAHVTSKFGSRFHPVLQYLKNHNGVDYGTPIGTPVWAVADGTVTQAAYSGAAGNMVVLRHANGYETQYMHLSKFGEGIRVGSRVSQKQVIAYSGNTGRSTGPHLHFGMKRGGGYTNPLNQKFPRADPLPKTLLPDFLAKAQELAGQLEAVSVAAVAGQAPAAP
- a CDS encoding TIGR02265 family protein; translated protein: MAFEKNDLDQRLALVRPEDTVRGLIFNAVLLLAERQLGPDMASRLREPIFKRSPVDFFSYPAVDAIRLLYSTSEALARTGRFGTQEEAVRACGAAAVTGFFSSTVGQTLTRLIGKGDPKRLLSNAPTAYSTLVSYGRREYTVVTERHVRLSFQGDMQPVQFHEGVLQEALKAIQCKGTVVGTPHGYFAADYDIVWE